Proteins from a genomic interval of Aspergillus flavus chromosome 7, complete sequence:
- a CDS encoding putative cytosolic hydroxymethyltransferase (serine hydroxymethyltransferase), with protein MLSRCGRQALRLIPRTGSSSRAIAITTQLRPAAPLCVSSSISQSRSVSSSSRDGQQHLLSAHLEEEDPTIYNILQKEKKRQKHFINLIPSENFTSQAVLDALGSVMQNKYSEGYPGARYYGGNEHIDESERLCQQRALETFRLNPEEWGVNVQPLSGSPANLYAISALLNTHDRLMGLDLPHGGHLSHGYQTPTKKISFISKYFETLPYRLDESTGLIDYDALEKQALLYRPKLIIAGTSAYSRLIDYPRMRQIADAAGAYLLSDMAHISGLVAADVLPSPFTHSDVVTTTTHKSLRGPRGAMIFYRKGVRRTDKKGNPEMYDLENPINASVFPGHQGGPHNHTITALAVALKQAQSTEFKTYQETVLANAKALADRLGSPLSNGGLGYNIVSGGTDNHLVLVDLKNRGVDGARVERVLELCGVASNKNTVPGDRSALKPGGLRLGTPAMTTRGFQPEDFRRVADIVDRAVIITQKLDKAAKESAAAKGVKNPNTVKAFLEYVGEGEEISEIVLLRQEVEDWVGTFSLPWKDE; from the exons ATGCTGAGCCGCTGTGGTCGCCAGGCTTTGCGATTGATCCCGCGCACGGGAAGCTCTTCCAGAGCTATCGCCATCACTACTCAACTCCGACCGGCTGCTCCCTTGTGTGTCTCCAGCTCAATTTCTCAGAGCCGGAGTGTGTCATCCTCCAGTCGTGATGGACAGCAACAT TTGCTCTCCGCACACctcgaggaggaagacccCACAATCTACAATATTCTCCAGAAG GAGAAAAAACGTCAAAAGCACTTTATCAACCTGATCCCTTCGGAGAACTTCACTTCACAAGCGGTCCTTGATGCCCTGGGCAGTGTGATGCAAA ACAAGTATTCAGAGGGTTATCCCGGTGCCAGATACTACGGAGGAAATGAGCACATCGACGAGTCGGAGAGGTTATGTCAACAGCGTGCCTTGGAGACCTTCCGGCTCAATCCCGAAGAATGGGGCGTGAATGTTCAAC CACTTTCCGGCTCTCCCGCGAACTTGTATGCCATCTCCGCCCTTCTCAACACGCATGACCGCCTGATGGGCCTGGACTTGCCTCATGGTGGTCACTTGTCACATGGTTATCAGACACCCACCAAGAAGATTTCATTCATCTCGAAATACTTTGAGACCCTTCCTTACCGCCTTGATGAGTCGACTGGTCTCATTGATTACGACGCCCTCGAGAAGCAGGCGTTGCTCTATCGTCCAAAGCTCATTATTGCCGGTACTTCGGCCTATAGCCGATTAATCGACTACCCTCGGATGCGCCAGATCGCAGACGCAGCTGGTGCATACCTTCTCAGTGACATGGCCCACATATCTGGACTGGTTGCTGCGGATGTACTTCCCTCGCCTTTCACTCACTCTGATGTGGTAACAACGACTACTCACAAGTCCCTGCGTGGGCCCCGTGGTGCCATGATCTTCTACCGCAAGGGTGTCCGCCGGACGGACAAGAAGGGCAACCCGGAGATGTACGACTTAGAGAATCCTATCAATGCCTCCGTCTTCCCGGGCCACCAGGGTGGGCCTCATAACCACACCATTACTGCTCTAGCAGTTGCACTGAAGCAGGCCCAGTCAACCGAGTTCAAGACTTACCAGGAAACCGTCTTAGCCAACGCTAAGGCATTGGCTGACCGACTTGGCAGCCCTCTCAGCAATGGGGGTTTGGGATACAACATTGTGTCCGGTGGAACGGATAACCACCTGGTCCTCGTGGATCTGAAGAACCGTGGGGTTGATGGAGCCCGTGTTGAACGTGTTCTAGAGCTCTGCGGCGTTGCTAGCAACAAGAACACCGTTCCGGGAGATCGGTCGGCTTTGAAGCCCGGTGGTCTCCGCCTGGGTACTCCTGCCATGACTACCCGTGGCTTCCAGCCCGAGGACTTCCGCCGCGTGGCCGATATCGTTGATCGCGCGGTCATTATCACCCAAAAGCTGGACAAGGCTGCCAAGGAGAGCGCTGCGGCTAAGGGCGTTAAGAACCCGAACACTGTCAAGGCCTTCCTGGAATATGttggtgagggtgaggagaTTTCAGAGATTGTGCTCTTGCGGCAGGAAGTTGAGGACTGGGTGGGAACTTTCAGCCTCCCTTGGAAGGACGAGTAA